Genomic DNA from Borreliella burgdorferi B31:
TAATCTCAAAGCTTTTAAAGCTAAGCACACCACTTGAAAACATAGATTTTGATACTGTTTTTAGAAAAGTTAAATCTACACTTATTGAGAGCTTAAAGCACACAAACACAAAGCCATCTTCAAACAAAATTTCAATTTACAACTCAGAAACAAAAGATATTGAACTTATTCAATTTGAAATCTTGATTGAAAGTTTAAAAGAATTTCTTGCAGAAAAATCTGAAATAAATGAGCTTAAAAGCGACCTAACGGGGTGCGTACAAATAAACGATTTTACAGATAAATTTAAAAACTCTTTTAAATTAATACCCAAACATACTCTTGATACAAAAACTGAACAACTTGTAAGCTGCTATAAAAACGGAATTCCGCAAATTGTAGAGATTCCTATTTGGTGGCAAGGAAAACCATACGACTTTGGGGGGCTACACACAATAGTTGATGATGCTAGAATAATAGAATTTCAATATAAAAATAAAGCTACAACCGTTGCACTTAAAAACAGAAGTAGCACATCAATTGTAATAAACGAATCATACAAAGACAATTACATTTATTTACAAATAGATGCAGAAATCAGGTATTCAAGCTCAACAGAAGATCACAATAAACAATTTTACCTTCAATTTGAAAAAAGCTCTGCAAAAATTTTAATAGCTTCATTTTCTTCTCAAAACATGCCCACACTTAAAACACCAATTTACAATGGCTGGTACTACGTTGGATCGGGCAAACTAAGCACGGGAGAAGAAATGCCAATACTAAACAAAGTATAAAAATAAATAAAAGGAGACATTTATGGATACAATACTTATTTTTTTGTCAACAATTGACAATACAAAACTAATTATCTTAGGAGGATTTATTGTGCTGGTAATAATGCCGATGATTTTGGCAATAAAACCACAGTTTAGAGAAAATTTAATTTTGCTTATTCAAAAACTCTTAAAAAATATAAATAAAAAGGAAAAAAAATGAACAATAAAATGAATATCAACTCTGGCATTGACGCTTTAAATAATTTATATGATTTTCTAAAAAGTAGCGATTCTCCAACAGAAGTCAAAGTAGAAAAGGGTATATATTTGGGGCTTAATCTTTACAATCTAATAATGAGCATCTACAAAGACAAAATCACAACCCTTGAGAAAGAAGAATCATTAAAAATATTAAATGAAATTAAAAATGTTAATAATAAGATTACTCAACTTATATCAAGCATTAATGATGAGAGAGATGCAAGCATCATTGAACATTTAAGAGAAGAGAG
This window encodes:
- a CDS encoding DUF685 domain-containing protein codes for the protein MNTNEPQESVQIKDLNRKTKVNQSDLIPIDDIVEDTCAITYKHLLEQIQNDTFYNNEFGCFKKAIKDVISKELLENKEYIKNIYIKVISKLLKLSTPLENIDFDTVFRKVKSTLIESLKHTNTKPSSNKISIYNSETKDIELIQFEILIESLKEFLAEKSEINELKSDLTGCVQINDFTDKFKNSFKLIPKHTLDTKTEQLVSCYKNGIPQIVEIPIWWQGKPYDFGGLHTIVDDARIIEFQYKNKATTVALKNRSSTSIVINESYKDNYIYLQIDAEIRYSSSTEDHNKQFYLQFEKSSAKILIASFSSQNMPTLKTPIYNGWYYVGSGKLSTGEEMPILNKV
- a CDS encoding BlyA family holin, giving the protein MDTILIFLSTIDNTKLIILGGFIVLVIMPMILAIKPQFRENLILLIQKLLKNINKKEKK
- a CDS encoding BlyB family putative holin accessory protein, producing the protein MNNKMNINSGIDALNNLYDFLKSSDSPTEVKVEKGIYLGLNLYNLIMSIYKDKITTLEKEESLKILNEIKNVNNKITQLISSINDERDASIIEHLREERNELMSIKTQALQEQIKEFPENTSTANSKAQNLKENKGDKIAN